The Panicum hallii strain FIL2 chromosome 9, PHallii_v3.1, whole genome shotgun sequence genome has a window encoding:
- the LOC112877262 gene encoding uncharacterized protein LOC112877262 isoform X1: MVGSAAYSASATVVAMAKGNGRGKGVRGGASAGTNKVIRPPRITSNVKQSLRILKFWKEYERKQTSGPQPATRYRKKKVIKEVLPDDADIYEDPSSTLQLTNEGLEIASPVILVDGYNVCGYWGKLKKDFMSGRQEIARQMLIDELVSFSAVREVKVVVVFDAASSGLSTHKETYKGVDVVYSADLSADSWIEKEVEALVADGCPKVWVVTSDALEQQLAHGEGALIWSSKRLVKEIKESEKELDLELKETRSTSLQGKLLQHKLNPKVVHALKGLRNKLEEQERQKK; encoded by the exons ATGGTGGGCTCGGCCGCCTACTCCGCGTCCGCCACCGTGGTGGCGATGGCCAAGGGCAACGGCAGGGGCAAGGGCGTCAGGGGCGGCGCCTCCGCGGGTACCAACAAG GTGATACGGCCTCCTAGAATTACATCTAATGTTAAGCAGAGCTTGAGGATTCTAAAATTTTGGAAG GAGTATGAAAGGAAGCAAACAAGTGGACCTCAGCCTGCTACTAGATACCGCAAAAAGAAAGTAATAAAAGAAGTGCTTCCTGATGACGCAGACATCTATGAGGACCCTTCTTCCACCCTTCAATT GACAAATGAGGGTTTGGAAATTGCTTCACCAGTTATTCTTGTCGACGGCTACAATGTATGTGGCTACTGGGGAAAGCTTAAGAAGGATTTCATGAGTGGGAGACAAGAAATTGCTAGACAAATGCTAATTGATGAGCTGGTATCTTTCAGTGCAGTAAGAG AGGTAAAAGTTGTTGTGGTATTTGATGCTGCCAGTTCGGGGCTTTCTACACATAAGGAAACATATAAAGG GGTTGATGTTGTATATTCCGCCGACTTATCTGCTGATTCTTGGATTGAGAAGGAG GTTGAAGCTTTGGTGGCAGATGGTTGCCCGAAAGTATGGGTAGTAACATCCGATGCATTGGAGCAACAATTAGCTCATGGAGAA GGTGCTCTTATCTGGAGCTCTAAAAGATTGGTCAAAGAG ATAAAAGAATCAGAAAAGGAACTTGATCTAGAGCTGAAGGAAACCAG GTCAACTTCATTGCAAGGAAAACTTTTGCAGCACAAGCTGAATCCAAAAGTGGTACATGCATTAAAAGGCCTTAGGAATAAGCTTGAAGAACAAGAGCGGCAAAAGAAGTGA
- the LOC112877262 gene encoding uncharacterized protein LOC112877262 isoform X2 translates to MVGSAAYSASATVVAMAKGNGRGKGVRGGASAGTNKEYERKQTSGPQPATRYRKKKVIKEVLPDDADIYEDPSSTLQLTNEGLEIASPVILVDGYNVCGYWGKLKKDFMSGRQEIARQMLIDELVSFSAVREVKVVVVFDAASSGLSTHKETYKGVDVVYSADLSADSWIEKEVEALVADGCPKVWVVTSDALEQQLAHGEGALIWSSKRLVKEIKESEKELDLELKETRSTSLQGKLLQHKLNPKVVHALKGLRNKLEEQERQKK, encoded by the exons ATGGTGGGCTCGGCCGCCTACTCCGCGTCCGCCACCGTGGTGGCGATGGCCAAGGGCAACGGCAGGGGCAAGGGCGTCAGGGGCGGCGCCTCCGCGGGTACCAACAAG GAGTATGAAAGGAAGCAAACAAGTGGACCTCAGCCTGCTACTAGATACCGCAAAAAGAAAGTAATAAAAGAAGTGCTTCCTGATGACGCAGACATCTATGAGGACCCTTCTTCCACCCTTCAATT GACAAATGAGGGTTTGGAAATTGCTTCACCAGTTATTCTTGTCGACGGCTACAATGTATGTGGCTACTGGGGAAAGCTTAAGAAGGATTTCATGAGTGGGAGACAAGAAATTGCTAGACAAATGCTAATTGATGAGCTGGTATCTTTCAGTGCAGTAAGAG AGGTAAAAGTTGTTGTGGTATTTGATGCTGCCAGTTCGGGGCTTTCTACACATAAGGAAACATATAAAGG GGTTGATGTTGTATATTCCGCCGACTTATCTGCTGATTCTTGGATTGAGAAGGAG GTTGAAGCTTTGGTGGCAGATGGTTGCCCGAAAGTATGGGTAGTAACATCCGATGCATTGGAGCAACAATTAGCTCATGGAGAA GGTGCTCTTATCTGGAGCTCTAAAAGATTGGTCAAAGAG ATAAAAGAATCAGAAAAGGAACTTGATCTAGAGCTGAAGGAAACCAG GTCAACTTCATTGCAAGGAAAACTTTTGCAGCACAAGCTGAATCCAAAAGTGGTACATGCATTAAAAGGCCTTAGGAATAAGCTTGAAGAACAAGAGCGGCAAAAGAAGTGA
- the LOC112877263 gene encoding ras-related protein RABA2a-like, with the protein MSGRRPATWEQAGDEYDYLFKVVLIGDSGVGKSNLLCRFTRNTFSLDSKSTIGVEFATRTIQVEGKTIKAQIWDTAGQERYRAITSAYYRGAVGALLVYDVTKAATFENVKRWLKELRDHADANTAVMLIGNKTDLAHLRAVAREGAAAFAEREGLSFIETSALDATNVDTAFETVLTEIHRTVSKKALASDEAASSASSVGEGQSIQVSAGDSGGLTTRCCAF; encoded by the exons ATgtcggggcggcggccggcgacgtgGGAGCAGGCCGGGGACGAGTACGACTACCTGTTCAAGGTGGTGCTGATCGGGGACTCGGGCGTGGGCAAGTCCAACCTCCTCTGCCGCTTCACCCGCAACACCTTCTCCCTCGACTCCAAGTCCACCATCGGCGTCGAGTTCGCCACCCGCACCATCCAG GTGGAAGGCAAGACGATCAAAGCGCAGATCTGGGACACGGCCGGGCAGGAGCGCTACCGGGCGATCACGAGCGCCTACTACCGCGGCGCGGTGGGCGCGCTCCTGGTCTACGACGTGACCAAGGCCGCGACCTTCGAGAACGTGAAGCGGTGGCTCAAGGAGCTCCGCGACCACGCCGACGCCAACACCGCCGTCATGCTCATCGGCAACAAGACCGACCTCGCGCACCTCCGCGCCGTCGCGCGGGAGGGCGCGGCCGCGTTCGCCGAGCGGGAAGGCCTCTCGTTCATCGAGACCTCGGCGCTGGACGCCACCAACGTCGACACGGCGTTCGAGACGGTGCTCACGGAGATCCACAGGACCGTCAGCAAGAAGGCGCTGGCGTCCGACGAGGCCGCGTCGAGTGCTAGCTCCGTCGGGGAGGGGCAGTCGATTCAGGTGTCGGCCGGCGACTCCGGCGGTCTCACGACAAGATGCTGCGCTTTCTAG